From a single Fusobacterium pseudoperiodonticum genomic region:
- a CDS encoding autotransporter-associated N-terminal domain-containing protein — translation MNNNLYNVEKNLRSIAKRYENVKYSVGLAVLFLMKGTSAFSDENKIQELEKQKDILTDVKKEKAEVKETKKVAKTTQKLKASWTNMQFGANDLYSNFFVAPKTKVEKTSIVKNEKTVLVASADSSTSLPMFAKITSDIEETSTPTTEEINTSKENLRNSIGNLQNKIDTARKENSKEIQGLKLELVQLMEQGNQVVKSPWSSWQFGANYMYNDWNGSYKGSGDKTEKYPFEGVFTRSSNVFGRSTSARTADQKAILGSIIATSGGFTPNDTGLSYGLIRRAQINEDPISIEVSAGIRPKHIQKGAITLSVPPVNIIQPTPSVTLGITNTPAAPNINIPSFSPVAPKVEAPALPVPPTFAVVLGADCNVGCNSSGSTPRQNTKAGFNLAGRAAGNIENILHYTWPAGSGAYALPGIRASLAFKMYADTKRDFTLGTDIPKNHSNWGATTAAPNNVYFNSYNFGDEYANAVRTSANGANPNKNDQYFFVGGSRFIESDDVGAAGNTLTIPNGYTVNLGGIFTLGLVSQGHKTTELNAGTITDKEEKNDKWIKDMPYDTSGSGLGKYLTIKGPTEEYHIKRSADGYVGYKVALALIQEDAVQGGAIINDTTGVIDFRGERSIGLYTYLPNPTTSKVYSNRPMTNKGNILLSGIESYGMKYAATENAGAVTFINDSTGTIALRKNPNGNDKADNSAAMALMKDGSVTTKVTLTRGKAINKGNINLEDNVSNALGMFVNINSDMANEGTIKVSAIAPKVSNKYQFNVAMRADQADIAYEGTNTKDTEVINKNSIKLTGQGAIGMIANGSSTSGTNTKHAIATNNAGATIDIDKEGTSESKDNFGMLATNQAEVINKGTINIGASTGSVGMAALKDGATHSTAKNEGTISVNGAESTGVYNTGHFLMDNINAKINVKGSQSIALYAKETDPTHTKTELKKGTVKSEDGAVALYSDQADITLDNTSGNLKLVAGNGGLLFYNYKSSNPNDYAGQFTINGPVVADIESGGYGFYLKNATINNVSGQVQGVPAFLDAMFNITANKLKVKMQSGGTFMVLHKPTGGSMKLSSVSNLAAINSALGSKVELEAPTTGSYKVYSVYRGKLEINQDVNLDNDESTATPDAFYKVDFRSSNMLVEAGKTVSGTKQGQVALFQGNFNEGAGGDVGTVGDVSIVNNGTIKLTGNSITTGPVASRKTTTAMAGDFITLTNNKTIEVTGDNGIGIYGAGGSKILNNAGASLTVGQEGVALYGANKLNSSTLGDGTISVTNAGDIQGVNGKTKAFGIFAENTSSTVTDSNLTNSGTIDFSSSQESIGIHSINSTVSNTGNIKMGLKGVAINSKNSDINSTGDIVLAGNGIAFNLGGTFTGRTLNFSSKVTLNGDGNSIFNLKDMAFSSVGASLTENVNIVPNGKSFAYFSMDNSSLVYDKDKTFAGDKITLVSAKNSTVDWRSNVILNGQENVTFYLNGRKTGAAFELKTATGKTITLGNKSVGAYGTNGARIENNSNMVIGSDGAALYSTGATGSLKNTGKLTIGKNSVGMFMKDGTALTNTGEIVSTAEGAKGLVINRTTAGTYTNTGKIKLTGTSSIGIHAEGAAHNINSGADVEVGNTTGTSQSVAIHLKDGGEVNVLANTSVKAGNGSIGIYGSTVSTTVDNNAKVEVGDGAVAIYAKSGNVNLNAGSKMKIGETLGTNKEAVGVYYVGNAGTINNNLTSFDIGKGSIGIADAGTGATTINNNSATVALKGDSIYTYTFNTSSNVIGNTAITSTGNGNYGYYVAGNLSNYGTMDLSSGNGNVGIYSAYGAGTGNGVARNYANIKVGKTDLENELYSIGMAAGYTNNNRPSENKVGHIVNMAGSTITVGNENSIGMYASGAGSTAENYGTIHVTAKKGIGMYLENGATGYNRAGGLIEIDPSAQNAIAVYSTGGTTVFKNYGTIRLKAPDSKGIVTANNAQGTNETGGIIDVQHSSAEAIKKIEGTAGGDKKFGDKTLSVPRGGLTDSKVQDSTGNIITPTVIDATSATATANIQVSNDPIAKETYNRDILKEHQDFGSISKIGMYVDTSGVNFTNPIEGLNNLTGLRKADLIIGAEAAEYTNAKTLIVGTNILKRYNTALLNSGVDKWDILSGSLTWAAVPLRLSRNGEIQGVLMTKVDYKEYAKDSTTPYNFLDGLEQRYDKNALDSKEKKLFNKLNSIGKNEPILLSQAFDEMLGQQYANTQQRVQATGNILDKEFNYLRNEWSNPSKDANKIKTFGTRGEYSTGTAGIKDYKNHAYGVAYVHEDETVKLGESTGWYTGIVHNTFDFKDIGKSKEEQLQAKLGIFKSVPFDHNNSLNWTISGDIFAGYNKMNRRFLVVDEIFNAKSRYSTYGVGLKNELSKEFRLSEDFSVRPYAALSLEYGRVSKIREKSGEIKLEVKANDYFSIKPEIGTELAYKHYFGANTMKVGVSVAYENELGRVADSKNKARVGYTSAGWYDLRGEKEDRTGNVKTDLNIGWDNQRVGVTANVGYDTKGNNVRAGVGLRVIF, via the coding sequence ATGAATAACAATTTATATAATGTAGAAAAAAACTTACGATCAATAGCTAAAAGATATGAAAATGTAAAATATTCAGTTGGACTTGCTGTACTTTTTTTAATGAAGGGAACAAGTGCATTTTCTGATGAGAACAAGATACAAGAATTAGAAAAACAAAAGGATATTTTAACAGATGTAAAAAAAGAAAAAGCAGAAGTAAAAGAAACTAAGAAAGTAGCAAAGACTACACAAAAATTAAAAGCTTCATGGACAAATATGCAATTTGGAGCTAATGATTTATATAGCAATTTTTTTGTTGCACCTAAAACTAAAGTAGAAAAAACTTCAATAGTAAAAAATGAAAAGACTGTTTTAGTTGCTAGTGCAGATAGTAGCACAAGTTTGCCTATGTTTGCTAAAATTACGTCAGATATAGAAGAAACATCAACACCTACAACAGAAGAAATAAACACAAGCAAAGAAAATCTAAGAAACTCAATAGGAAATTTACAAAATAAGATAGATACAGCAAGAAAAGAAAATTCTAAAGAAATACAAGGTCTAAAGTTAGAATTAGTTCAACTTATGGAACAAGGAAATCAAGTTGTTAAATCACCTTGGTCATCATGGCAGTTTGGAGCTAATTACATGTATAATGATTGGAATGGATCATATAAAGGAAGTGGAGATAAGACAGAAAAATATCCTTTTGAAGGAGTATTTACAAGAAGTTCGAATGTTTTTGGTAGATCTACATCGGCAAGAACAGCTGACCAAAAGGCAATATTAGGTTCTATAATAGCAACAAGTGGAGGTTTCACTCCCAATGATACAGGTTTAAGTTATGGATTAATAAGAAGAGCTCAAATAAATGAAGATCCAATTTCAATAGAAGTAAGTGCAGGAATTAGACCTAAACATATTCAAAAAGGTGCAATAACATTAAGTGTACCACCAGTTAATATTATTCAACCAACTCCAAGTGTAACATTAGGAATAACTAACACTCCAGCTGCACCAAATATCAATATTCCTTCATTTTCACCAGTTGCTCCAAAAGTAGAGGCTCCCGCTTTACCAGTACCTCCAACTTTTGCAGTGGTATTAGGAGCTGATTGTAATGTTGGATGTAATAGTAGTGGTAGTACACCAAGACAAAATACAAAAGCTGGATTTAACTTAGCTGGTAGAGCAGCAGGAAATATTGAAAATATATTACACTATACATGGCCAGCAGGAAGTGGAGCATATGCTTTACCTGGAATAAGAGCCTCTTTAGCATTTAAAATGTATGCAGATACAAAAAGAGATTTTACTTTAGGAACAGATATACCTAAAAATCATAGTAATTGGGGGGCTACAACAGCTGCTCCTAATAATGTATATTTCAATTCATATAATTTTGGTGATGAATACGCAAATGCTGTAAGGACTTCAGCTAATGGAGCTAATCCAAATAAAAATGATCAGTATTTCTTTGTTGGAGGTTCAAGATTTATTGAATCAGATGATGTAGGAGCAGCAGGAAATACATTAACCATACCAAATGGCTATACAGTTAACTTAGGAGGAATTTTTACACTAGGCTTAGTTTCACAAGGGCATAAAACAACAGAATTAAATGCGGGTACTATAACAGATAAAGAAGAAAAAAATGATAAATGGATCAAAGACATGCCTTATGATACTAGTGGTTCAGGGCTTGGAAAATATTTAACAATAAAAGGTCCTACTGAAGAGTATCATATAAAAAGGAGTGCTGACGGCTATGTTGGATATAAAGTTGCTTTAGCTCTAATTCAAGAAGATGCTGTCCAAGGTGGTGCTATAATAAATGACACTACTGGAGTGATTGATTTTAGAGGTGAAAGATCAATAGGACTATATACTTATTTACCAAATCCAACTACAAGTAAAGTTTACTCAAATAGACCTATGACAAATAAAGGGAATATACTTTTATCAGGTATTGAAAGTTATGGTATGAAATATGCTGCCACAGAAAATGCAGGAGCAGTCACTTTTATAAATGATAGTACAGGTACTATTGCTTTAAGAAAAAATCCTAATGGAAATGATAAAGCTGATAATTCAGCAGCTATGGCTCTAATGAAAGATGGCTCTGTAACAACAAAGGTAACTCTTACAAGAGGTAAGGCAATAAATAAAGGAAATATTAACTTAGAAGATAATGTTTCTAATGCTTTAGGGATGTTTGTTAATATTAATTCTGATATGGCAAATGAAGGTACAATAAAAGTTTCGGCAATTGCTCCAAAAGTATCTAATAAGTATCAATTCAATGTTGCTATGAGAGCTGACCAAGCTGATATAGCTTATGAAGGTACTAATACTAAAGATACAGAAGTTATAAATAAAAATAGTATTAAACTTACTGGACAAGGTGCTATAGGTATGATAGCAAATGGAAGTTCAACATCAGGTACTAATACTAAACATGCAATTGCAACTAATAATGCTGGTGCAACAATAGATATAGATAAAGAAGGTACAAGTGAATCTAAAGATAACTTTGGAATGTTAGCAACAAATCAAGCTGAAGTTATAAATAAAGGAACTATTAATATTGGAGCTTCAACAGGTTCTGTAGGAATGGCAGCTTTAAAAGATGGAGCAACACATTCTACTGCTAAAAATGAAGGAACTATTAGTGTTAATGGAGCAGAGTCTACTGGTGTATATAATACTGGGCATTTCTTAATGGATAATATAAATGCTAAAATTAATGTAAAAGGTAGTCAATCTATTGCTCTGTATGCAAAAGAAACTGATCCAACTCATACTAAAACTGAATTAAAAAAAGGAACAGTTAAATCAGAAGATGGAGCAGTTGCTCTATATTCAGATCAAGCTGATATAACACTAGATAATACTTCTGGTAACTTAAAATTAGTTGCTGGAAATGGAGGATTATTATTCTATAACTATAAATCCTCTAATCCTAATGACTATGCTGGACAATTTACAATAAATGGACCTGTAGTTGCTGACATAGAATCTGGAGGATATGGTTTCTATCTTAAAAATGCAACTATAAATAATGTAAGTGGTCAAGTACAAGGAGTTCCAGCTTTCTTAGATGCAATGTTTAATATTACAGCTAATAAGTTAAAAGTAAAAATGCAATCTGGTGGAACATTTATGGTTTTACATAAACCTACTGGAGGAAGCATGAAGTTAAGCAGTGTTAGTAATTTAGCAGCTATTAACAGTGCACTAGGTTCAAAAGTAGAATTAGAAGCTCCTACAACAGGATCATATAAGGTATATTCTGTATATAGAGGTAAACTTGAAATTAACCAAGATGTTAATTTAGATAATGATGAATCAACTGCAACACCAGATGCTTTTTACAAAGTCGATTTCCGTTCTTCAAATATGTTAGTTGAGGCTGGAAAAACTGTTTCAGGAACAAAACAAGGACAAGTTGCTCTATTCCAAGGTAACTTCAATGAAGGTGCTGGAGGAGATGTTGGAACGGTTGGAGATGTATCTATTGTTAATAATGGTACTATTAAATTAACAGGAAACAGTATAACAACTGGACCAGTTGCTAGTAGAAAAACTACTACCGCTATGGCAGGGGACTTTATTACTTTAACAAATAATAAAACAATAGAAGTTACAGGAGATAATGGAATAGGTATCTATGGAGCTGGAGGCTCTAAGATATTAAATAATGCAGGAGCAAGCCTTACTGTTGGACAAGAAGGAGTTGCCCTATATGGTGCAAATAAATTAAATAGTTCAACATTAGGAGATGGAACTATTTCTGTAACAAATGCTGGGGATATTCAAGGAGTAAATGGAAAAACTAAAGCTTTTGGTATATTTGCTGAAAACACTTCATCAACAGTAACTGATTCTAATTTAACAAATAGTGGAACAATAGATTTTTCTTCTTCTCAAGAAAGTATAGGAATCCATTCAATAAATTCTACTGTATCAAATACAGGTAATATAAAAATGGGATTAAAAGGAGTTGCAATAAATTCTAAAAATTCTGATATAAATTCTACTGGAGATATAGTTTTAGCTGGAAATGGTATTGCATTTAACTTAGGCGGAACTTTTACAGGAAGAACATTAAATTTCTCATCTAAGGTAACTCTAAATGGTGATGGAAACTCTATCTTTAATCTAAAAGATATGGCATTTAGTTCAGTTGGTGCGAGTTTAACTGAAAATGTAAATATAGTACCAAATGGAAAGAGCTTTGCATATTTCTCAATGGATAATTCTTCTTTAGTTTATGATAAGGATAAAACATTTGCTGGAGATAAGATTACACTAGTAAGTGCTAAGAATTCAACAGTTGATTGGAGATCAAATGTAATATTAAATGGTCAAGAAAATGTTACTTTCTATTTAAATGGAAGAAAAACAGGAGCAGCTTTTGAATTAAAAACAGCAACTGGAAAGACTATTACTTTAGGTAATAAATCTGTTGGAGCTTATGGAACAAATGGAGCAAGAATTGAAAATAACTCTAATATGGTAATAGGTTCTGATGGAGCAGCACTTTATTCAACTGGTGCTACTGGAAGCTTAAAAAATACTGGAAAATTAACAATAGGTAAAAACTCTGTTGGTATGTTTATGAAAGATGGAACAGCTCTTACTAATACTGGAGAAATAGTTTCTACAGCTGAAGGAGCAAAAGGGTTAGTTATAAATAGAACTACAGCAGGAACTTATACAAATACTGGAAAAATAAAATTAACAGGAACTTCTTCGATAGGTATACATGCTGAAGGAGCAGCACATAATATTAACAGTGGGGCTGATGTTGAAGTTGGAAATACTACAGGTACATCTCAAAGTGTTGCAATACATTTGAAAGATGGAGGAGAAGTTAATGTACTTGCTAATACTTCCGTAAAAGCTGGAAATGGCTCAATAGGTATTTACGGAAGCACTGTATCAACAACTGTTGATAATAATGCTAAAGTTGAAGTTGGAGATGGAGCTGTAGCTATCTACGCAAAATCTGGAAATGTTAATTTAAATGCTGGTTCTAAAATGAAAATAGGAGAAACTTTAGGAACAAATAAAGAAGCTGTTGGAGTTTATTATGTTGGAAATGCTGGAACAATAAATAACAATCTAACATCTTTTGATATAGGAAAAGGATCTATTGGTATTGCTGATGCTGGAACGGGAGCTACAACAATTAATAATAATTCAGCAACAGTAGCTTTAAAAGGAGATTCAATATATACTTATACTTTTAACACTAGTTCAAATGTTATAGGAAATACTGCAATTACATCTACAGGAAATGGAAACTATGGATATTATGTAGCTGGTAATCTATCAAATTATGGTACTATGGACTTATCTTCTGGAAACGGAAATGTTGGAATATATAGTGCATATGGAGCAGGAACAGGAAATGGAGTTGCTAGAAACTATGCTAATATTAAAGTAGGAAAAACAGATTTAGAAAATGAACTATATAGTATAGGTATGGCAGCAGGGTATACTAATAATAATAGACCAAGTGAAAATAAAGTTGGACATATTGTAAATATGGCAGGTAGTACTATAACTGTTGGAAATGAAAATTCAATAGGTATGTATGCATCAGGAGCAGGTTCAACAGCTGAAAACTATGGAACTATTCATGTTACAGCTAAAAAAGGTATAGGAATGTACCTAGAAAATGGAGCAACAGGTTACAATAGAGCAGGTGGTTTAATTGAAATAGATCCTAGTGCACAAAATGCAATAGCTGTTTATTCAACAGGAGGTACTACTGTATTTAAAAACTATGGAACTATTAGATTAAAAGCTCCAGATTCAAAAGGTATTGTAACTGCTAACAATGCTCAAGGAACTAATGAAACTGGTGGAATAATAGATGTTCAACATAGTTCAGCAGAAGCAATTAAGAAAATAGAAGGAACTGCTGGTGGAGATAAGAAGTTTGGAGACAAGACTTTAAGTGTTCCAAGAGGTGGATTAACAGATAGTAAAGTTCAAGATTCAACTGGAAATATTATAACACCAACTGTAATCGACGCTACAAGTGCGACTGCTACAGCTAATATCCAAGTTTCTAATGATCCAATTGCTAAAGAAACTTACAATAGAGATATTTTAAAAGAACATCAAGATTTTGGTTCAATATCAAAGATAGGTATGTATGTTGATACATCAGGAGTAAACTTTACTAATCCAATAGAAGGACTAAATAATTTAACTGGATTGAGAAAGGCAGACTTAATAATAGGAGCAGAAGCAGCTGAATATACAAATGCTAAAACTTTAATTGTTGGAACAAATATCTTAAAAAGATATAACACAGCATTACTTAACAGTGGAGTAGATAAATGGGATATTTTATCAGGTTCTCTAACTTGGGCAGCAGTACCTTTAAGATTAAGTAGAAATGGAGAAATTCAAGGTGTTCTAATGACTAAGGTAGACTATAAAGAATATGCTAAAGATAGTACTACACCATATAATTTCCTAGATGGATTAGAACAAAGATATGATAAGAATGCACTTGATTCAAAAGAAAAGAAACTATTCAATAAGTTAAATTCAATAGGTAAGAATGAACCCATCCTATTATCTCAAGCATTTGATGAGATGTTAGGACAACAATATGCTAATACTCAACAAAGAGTACAAGCAACTGGTAATATTCTTGATAAAGAATTTAATTATTTAAGAAATGAATGGTCTAATCCAAGTAAAGATGCAAACAAGATTAAGACATTTGGAACTAGAGGAGAATACAGTACAGGTACAGCTGGTATAAAAGATTACAAGAACCATGCATATGGAGTAGCTTATGTACATGAAGATGAAACTGTAAAACTTGGAGAATCGACAGGTTGGTATACAGGTATAGTTCACAACACATTTGACTTCAAGGATATTGGAAAATCTAAAGAGGAACAATTACAAGCTAAACTTGGTATCTTTAAGTCAGTTCCATTTGATCATAATAATAGCTTAAATTGGACAATATCTGGAGATATCTTTGCAGGGTACAACAAGATGAACAGAAGATTCTTAGTTGTAGATGAAATATTTAATGCTAAATCTAGATATAGTACTTATGGAGTAGGGCTAAAGAATGAATTATCTAAAGAATTTAGATTAAGTGAAGATTTCTCAGTAAGACCTTATGCAGCCCTAAGTTTAGAATATGGAAGAGTGTCTAAGATAAGAGAAAAATCTGGTGAAATAAAATTAGAGGTAAAGGCTAATGACTATTTCTCAATAAAACCTGAAATAGGAACAGAACTTGCTTATAAACATTACTTTGGAGCTAATACAATGAAAGTAGGAGTATCAGTAGCTTATGAAAATGAATTAGGAAGAGTAGCTGATTCAAAGAATAAAGCAAGAGTAGGATATACATCTGCTGGTTGGTATGATCTAAGAGGAGAAAAAGAAGATAGAACTGGAAATGTTAAAACTGACCTTAATATTGGTTGGGATAATCAAAGAGTTGGAGTAACTGCAAATGTAGGTTACGATACAAAAGGAAACAATGTCAGAGCTGGAGTGGGACTAAGAGTTATATTCTAA